The following is a genomic window from Onthophagus taurus isolate NC chromosome 1, IU_Otau_3.0, whole genome shotgun sequence.
aatttaaggtcttttaaggaaaaagtcttatttaattgttttaaaaggcTGTATTTAACTCAAAGTTGGTTTATCTAGGGTATTATAAGCACAGTAagtagattaaataaaaaaaaaataaattaattagaatcgatttaaattaactacaaTTAACGAATATGTTATGAATGCGAAATAATCGTAACggattgttttaaaattaataaaaattaggttagaatcgataaaaaatcggaataaaattttattattttaaggttatccaacttgactcggttaccatggtgattaagatccaaatatggCAGTTGCTtgttaaaattgacgttgaatttaagtttttttaatgaaaaacacataattaattggatttaaaggttGTATATGGTTGGGTAAAGTAAAGGTTGTTCAAAATGggtaaatggatgaaattataagcaaggtaagtggattaaatcaaaaaaaaatatttttagatcagTTAAAATGTAGAAGAATTTagggttaaataacaattagaactagaacactagacctggaactagaaagttttaggtttagccggGCCTCATAGACAAGAACTTAGAaaagtctgaagacgcacggctaaacccgaatatttctagttctcggtctagtgttagttttacactatcactagaactaacacaagacctagaactagaaacagtcgAGTTTAGttgtgaaaaaaactttcagttgtcaatgtcaactttaattttattttattcgtaatcttcataaaataacctttaaagtgagtccaaacttgacgcatttatctcaaaaaaccaaaaagttcgaacttccaacttttaattttgacatatttatcaacttcataaaaattcctgtaaaatgagtacatatttcgacatatttaacgttaatattaatggaaatacaatcacttccggtttgaaacgtcaacgtcaattttgacatatttgtcatcttcattaaaaaacctttaaaatgagtccagataagtgcgtcatctcacttatctcaaaaaacaaaaaagtttgaatagaaaacgttaaacccgaagttagcaacaatgaagataaaaatttaatttttaaaaattaataccatccttaatttttgattttttttttaattatattcttgattttgtgacaaatattaagacattttataaaaattaagaatatgtcaaaatgacattgacatttcaaatcggaagttgcttatatctcgagtaatattggaattaaacgtatcatgtttgggctctttttaaaggatttttcacgacgattacaaatgtcaaaattgacgttggcATTTGTAACCgaaagttgaccataacttcatttataTTGAAggtaaatatgtcgtgtttgtactcattttaaaggattttaatgaagattataaatatgtcaaaattgaggttgacattttaaatctgaagttagttatcatataatagacaaatggacaacttcatggtgttctcttatgatgtattctttattaaaaaaaaccattataatgagttcaaacatgatgttgctagatatcactatgttgtatatttttattgcactaaactAACGCTAACCGTATAAGTAATACcaacgaaataaaattaaataaccaaaaattttcctttctatttatttttaaatacactCAATCCATTTAAAATCTACAATATTCTATATAGATAATAAAtgatagtataaaaatttacatcaaagtataaaaaaatttttcttatttttaagaaGACGATGATGAAGATGTTGATGTCGGTGTTGATGTTGTTGAAGACGAAGTGGAAGATTCAGCGGGTTTTTGAGGTTCTCCTTTTGAAATTGATCCTAATTTAGCCTTTTCAATAACTTTAGCTAATAACCCAGCTACTTCAGTCATCAAGGTTTTCACGTCGGTGTAATTATGCTTTTTGATTATAGTTAAAGATGAACTCATCGTCAAACGTACCGAATGCACTAAAGTATCTTTTGGATCAATTTCTTCGTTTAAAGTCACCTCAGCTAaattgtgtaaaacatatagTACTTGTTGACACCTCGATGAAGATTTGTCCCAATTACTTTGACTCGTATAACCGCGATAAGCCCTTTGTAAACGTTGTGCGCGTAAATACAATACCGGGGATAAATTTGCGTATAGTTCCCATAAAAATCCATCAGCAGGATAAAGAGCGGTCACTCTTCCAAGTAATTCTCTTGTGCGTTGCATCAAATGACCACATGGTTTTCCTTCGTGGTCGTTAGCGTTTTTACAAACACCATAAACTAAAACTCCTAACACCTCagtgtttaaatatttctcctttaaatctaataattgatgatacgttctaataatatctttaaaatgattaatatcAGCGCTAACTACCAATAAATTCTCCCAAACTTTCCAATTTTCAAAGTTACATCTTAAAGCGTCAATCAATGCATGATGAGCGGCACGTTTATTGCCAAGTTTGATGTACACTTGAGCGAGATTATTCCATGCTTCAAACGAATCAGGTTCTTGCGTAACATAACGGCGATAAGCTGTTGCTGCAACTTGCCAATTTTCCACTTCCAAAGCAGCGTATCCAAGCCGTAACCAAACTTTCGGTTGAAGTGGATTTATacttactgatttttcaaaatgtgggATACATTCTTGGTATTGTTTTTTGCCGTAAAGAAACATTCCCCAGTGACGTTGCACGCGATGGCTTCTTTTTCGAGATAAAGCCCATGCTCTTTCGTAACATGTAACATCATCAGTTGCGTCAcctaacaaaataaaattgttaatatttcaagtaaaaaaaattgtaattttaaaggATGAAGCAACCGACGAGGGGAAGATAGTGGATGAAGATGAAGAGTAGCTGGCAGGAATAATAAACGTACAGTTAAATCTTTGTTCGGGATAATAACTCTCATAGCGCATTACTGTGGCAAAGTCATCGATCTAGATGTGCGAAGCAGTTACTGTCATGCTTGTGCAAAATGGCAGAATAAATCCAAGAATTCTCGAGAATATTTAGAATGGAAAGACTAcgaaaattatacaaaaaatcattaaacttCTGCAGTAAGTATGAAAGTAGAgtctgtaaaaaaaatgttttttaggTCAGAAGACATGCATGGCGTATTGGAAATTATATTGGCGATGGTGATTCTAAGACATTTGCAGTAATTTTAAATCGTGAAGTTTTAAAAAGCGAATGCATAGGTTACGTCCAAAAGAGAATGGGAACACAAAgcagaaatattcgaaaatctAGAAAGCTAGGAGGAAAAGGCAAACTTATAGAGTCATTAGTCAAAAAGTTCAGTGATTACTATGGACTAGCGATTCGAAGACATATAGATAGTGTAGAAAACATGAAAAAGCAATTATATTCTCATATGACCTGTGTTGCCCACAGGCAAAAGACAATATATGATGAAAAGATAATGTTGAAGAGCTAGAACAACGTGTAAGGGACGGTTGTAACACTATTCGAAACAAATAGAGAAATAGTGAAAAGATTAAAGCAAACAAAATATGGGAAATAAATTGCGCCCCCTATCCCTTATTTCCGCAACTGCACATTCCTTCTAATTTTTCATTCGATTATCGTATTCGCCACGTAAAAATAGCTAGATATGCAACATTTCGTGTTTCTAACCCTAGTAGTTTTTGAAGTAATGAGAAATAACCATATATTGAACGTCTTCTTCAAAGTGCTCTACTTCCCTTAGGAAGCATTTTAGGACCACCAATATGAACTTTTCTTCATGATTTTTATGTAGAATTACCCCTTCAAATATATGAACGCAATTtccggacacctgtatataaaacCGATCCGGAAACAATCCGGAAAGATTGGGaagataatattatcttaCCAATACATAGAAAAGGAAGCTATTCGAACTGTGAATATTACAGAGCCATATGCCATACAAAAAAAGGCTAAGAAATGTAGTGGAAAATAACGGAAGATGAACAAGCAGCATACAGAGCAAGCAAAGAAACCAACGATACCATACATGTAATCCAAAATATCATTGAAAGGAAAATAGAGACTATACCTAATATTCTTGGACATAAAGCCAGCTTTTGACATGGTTAACacaacacctagaactagaatcattcgggtttagccgtcttgagagacgtgcggctaaacccgaatgtttctagttctaggactagtgttattctagttttaattgttatttagcgttagattgtggtatattttcattgaatgaaaagtagaactaacactagacttggAACCACAAACATTCAGAAAAAAGGATAAGAAGAGTAGTGGAAAATAAACTAGAAGATGAACAAGCAGCGTACAGAGCAAGCAAACAAACGAACGATAACATACATGTAATTCGAAATATCATTGAAAGGAAAATAGAGAGGGGCAATGAACTATACCTAATATTCTCGGGAATAAAAGCAGTTTTTGACATGGTTAACCGTATTATATGGAAGTGTCTAGAATAACTAATGGTACCACAAAAACTaacaaatataattgaaaACCTGTACCAGAAAGTCAAGGGCATAGTTGCAAATGAAGggagaaacatcaaaaacttttgaaattaGCAAAGGAACAAAACAACGCGCCCttcttatttataatattaatgagtAATACACAGTgataaaaaatacaagaacaataacaaaaaaaacagtaaaaatagataatttaCTATATGCTGACGACATAGTGCTGATAGCAGAGAACGATAAAAAGGTAAAGAAGTTAGTTGAAATATGgacagaagaaattgaaaagatgGGTCTAGAATTGAACGCAAATAAATGTATAAtcgtgataataaataaaaatgaaataagaaatcatccgaatgaaatatttattaaggaaCAAAAGATAGAAAAAGTATCATCATATGAGTACTTGGGCAGTATAATATCACATGATGGAAGGCTAGATTTAGAGATAAATGCAAAGAATAAGGAAAACAAACAACGTATATCATATTCTACACAGAACAATTTTTAGGAAGAAGGAGatagataaaaagataaaattgaaatattgaatattaacatatgccAGTGAATCATGAACGCTTCAAGATAAACAAGAAGGAAAGATCACAGCAatgtaaatgaaatttttatggaaaatagTGAAAAAGACGAAATGGGATAGGATAAGGAATGAGGAAATAAGACTGGGACTAGATCAAaaggagataatcagcaaaaTAGAGAGAAAGCAACTAAACTGGTACGCCCACATAATTAGAATAGAACATAACACAATGGTAAAACAGATATTTAAAGCGAATTAGCCAGGAACCGGAGGGAGTGGAACAATTGGATAGAGAAATAGGAAAAAAAATCGTgctatatattaattttacctAATAAACACCATAATTTTACTGTTGGAGCTTTATCTAACTCTTGCCGAATAATTTCCGCCGCTTTATGTCGAGCATTCATAATCGTATAACACACAATAACTTCCTCCCATAACCGCAATCTTGTATAAACCTCCAAAGCACCTTTCACCATCCCCAAATTCAACATAAGTTCAGCATGATGAGCCTCAGTTTTCCAAATTGGAGGCATCGCCGTTCCATAAACTCCCCCCACTCTAGTCATAGGATGTGGATCATTTTTTCTAATACAAATCATTATTTCTTCTAATTGCATCAAAGATCTCTCCACAGTTCGCTTATGTTTCGATTCAATTTTGGCTCGCATCAATAAAGCAGCTGTTCTCACTGCCCAggtgttattttgatttaaaatcacGTCAATAAAcggtttaatttcttcataaaataGCTCATCTTGCGGTTTACATATGGACATTTTATGAATGAGGGCCAAAACAAGTTTTTGTTCCGTATTGGGTAACATTGGCGTTTCCATTCCTTCGGCGTATTGTACTTGGTCTAAACGCACGTCATCGTCGAGATAGACGTCTTTGGGAACTGGAAGTTTTAAGACGGGTTCGCGTTCTATGTTGTCACGAGATTCCAATTCCATTTTAAGAGCGATTTGGGCAATATCTTCTTGTTGGTGTTTTGTACGTTTTCCCAATTTCCCCACGAGTTGGTATTTTAAACCTGCTACATCACAAGCGATGTTTAAATGCATTTCTGCTTTACTAAAGTTGCGATAAATTAGATAAAGTTGAGCTTGTTCAACTTCGAATTTGATTCTATGATgacctaaaatttttattttatttttaagtaattttaaatttaatttactcaCTTGCTAACTCTAAATTTTGGATTTCCTTTTGCATTTGTTCGGCGGTGTGTAATATGGTTGTACTTGGTTCGTCTAAAACAAGTTGGTGAATAATGAGTACTCTCCACATCCACCAAAGGTTTAACATGGGTCTCATTACTTGGCAATGTTGAAACATGATTCTAGCTGCTACTAGCAAACAGGGATATTTTACGTTTATATTAATTTCCTCGTTATTTACTGCTAACATCTTGGCAAAATCGTATCCTTCAAACTTAGGGTCTTTTAGATAATCAACGATTTCAGGCAACAAATCGGGTCCGGTAAAATTAGCTTGTACAAAACCCAATAAACATCCAACTCCGAAagtaaaaaatgttcttattTGCTCCTTCGGTAACTTAATGATCTCTTCTTTAACAATGCTTTCGTcgaaattacattttattaattcatcccaagattcgttgttttttattaatactttccACACTGGGAGCGTAGGATAAACCATTTCGATGTACTCGCTGTCTTCTTCAACCGCGTCGCAATTATCAAAGTCGACAAGTAGTACGGCCAAGATTTGCTCATTTTTCTCTTCCACACTTAATCGTTCCATACTGTTTATTATAACTATATCattaaaatgtgttttttgaAAGTTAACCTCAAACGCCGCTTGATTTTAACTTTTGACGTTTCCATGCGGTTGccaacatatttaaaaaatatttaattattttaatagtatttagatttaattaaaagattaaaggaataaagataaatgagaaagaaaatattttatacaagtttaatttaaaaatctatttatttataaaaattatttctgataaatagggattttttatttacaaatgtaACCGTCGTCAGCGCCATCTGATGTCAACGTCGATACCAACGTCGATAACTAATTCCACTCAAAATCTAATGCCAACCTTTAAGGTGGcttatatttcatttatttttttttgtattcatcTTTGATTAATTAAGTCAAAGTGATgtcaaatataaatgttattgataaatcaattaatttttttaataagtgtAGTTTATAAgtgtaattttgtaattatgtgttaaaaaaaacatttaaaaatttttaaataataaaaatttcggtTAATAAACCTCGCTGTGTACCATCTTGCGATGATAAAGACATTAAaaggtaaattataaaaattattaattaatacggCATAATTACTTTCATTCTGTATTTCTAGGTATTATTTCCCGACCAACCTTATTATTCGAATGGCTTGGCTCTATCGAAtaaacaattcaaaattatttgaattaattaatgataaacgTCTAAGTAACTATTGTGTTCGCGCCAATGTGCAAATATGTTGAGGAGAAATTGAAAAAGCTTCGTACATTATACTTACTAGGTAAATGAAATTTCAcataaaaagtttgttttttaatctatatatattttattaattatatatatttttatatcatctaGATTTGTAAGAAGAAACTACAAATAATTGCTTTATGTCTCCACAAGATCAATCAACAGAAGATACTTCAGGTATGTTGCATGgtatgaaattaattatttagtttcataattcataattatatcTTCCTGACAAACTTCCTGGTGTAACTAGTTCAACTGTTATGCAAGTCTATCCTGGATGTAGTAAACAACAAGGTTACGAAGTTGCTTCAATCTCATTTAGTGAGCAAAATTCTGTcattttattagaaatgaaTAAGAAACGGGTTCACCTAAGTGATGAAATAATTggtaaatatcataaaaactgaataatcattcttatttaaaattatctttaatttttgcagaTAAGAAACGGAGAAAATTACCTTTTACAAAGAACTACAGCAATTGCAACCTAACTGGAGTAAAAAAAACCGTTGTGTCGCGCTAAGAAAAATGCCAGAATAATAAGGCAAAAGCTAATACAATTGAGGAAAAATCCTCAGGTATTGGTCAACCtcaaatatttgaataaagaaACTAGAAATTTCTTTAGCAGCCAGTCCcgaaatcagaaaaaaaaagtgctgGCTCTttccttttattaattttgtgaataataaattattatgttgaaattagatctttcatttaaaatatatttatttcatttttttaagttagaCCCAACGATCTGGCAACGTCGCTCGCTTCGATGCGCAGcgaacaattttattatttcaatttcattattttttttctcagaaattattaaattttcgaagaaaatcagagagacaaaaaagttttagaatagttttatttatctaactaaaatttttccaatgtatttatcatcttcataaaaaaaatctaggcataaattgaacgggggtggttacgtttagtagtttagaagggtaggttgaaactacaaatacggtcaaaaaatgcgcccatggttcatatatcaaagtacccttaaaattcactaaagaatcaccccttgaagtttgttgcagtcattcagatacacctgtatatatatactatctctCTATATGGAGATAGTTTATATATGgttataaggttatccaactcgaACGAATTGAAGTTGACGGGGTGAGGTAGGAAACGTGACGTCATTGgaggaaaaatataataaaataacaggtttcccattatgtatggaatatagtacaTATAcaggtaattcaaattcgacccccaccattgggatctcagaaaccataagagatacagaaataGTTAAATGGGGGTaaagttgcgtatcttagagctcatcatttttcaactaagtttctggatctagccgttttagtttttaaaatatggccgaaaaacaaaaaaattactttttcgttttttgcctataacttctttatttttcgttttttcgtgaatctgaaaaaacatttaataattaaattgctatctttattattgctaacttcgggtttaacgttttttattttttgacataagTGCGttatctttggactcattttaaaggttctttaatgaagatgacaaatatgtcaaaattgacgttgacgtttcaaaccggaagtgattgtattttcattaatattaaagttaaatatgtcgagtttggtctcattttgaaggattttttatgaagttgacaagtTACTTTTATTTGCTCATTTTTCTCTTCCAGACTTAATCGTTCCATACTGTTTATTATAACTGTATCATTACctcaaattaaatcttttagttactaaaaaatgtgttttttgaAAGTTAACCTCAAACGCCGCTTGATTTTAACTTTTGACGTTTCCATGCGGCTGCCAAcctattcaaaaaaatatttaattattttaatagtatttaaatttaattaaaagattgagggaataaagataaataacaaagaaaattcttttatacaaattttatttaaaaatctatttatttataaaaattacttttaataaatagggattttttatttacaatcgTCTTATCTTTAGTTACTTTTAACGTCAAACAGGGTTCCTCGAGATCTCCTTAAAAACGccgaaatataataataaggtaataataataatgggtGATAGTGATCGCATGCCTAAAATTGATGTCGCTAAATTGAGACCAGCCGAAATAGACTTCATTCGTTACGTTGAAAAGCAAAACAAAGAACGCGtagaaaaactcaaaaaagtTCGACGAAATAACCTCCTCACAGCCGGAATAATTGGTTGTGGCGTATTGGGAATTTACTTTTATTCTATGTACGCAGTGAAACAGGAAACGTTCCTGGACGATTTTGAGGAGCCGCGTAAAGTAAtcgaaaaacaataataatgtcCGCAGTAAACGCTTTGAGATTACCTCCTTTACCTTCTGTTAGAGATTTAGTTCGTTTATATAAGCTAAGAGCAATTAAACAGTTATCGCAAAACTTTTTATTGGATGAAAGAATAACAGATAAAATAGTAAAGTGTGCAGGTAATATTAGAAATCAGTATATTTGTGAGGTTGGTCCCGGCCCCGGGAGCATAACAAGATCGATTTTGAAAAGacaaccaaaaaaattaatagtagTCGAAAAGGATCCCCGATTTTTACCCACTTTGGAGTTATTACAAGAAGCTTCATCACCACACACGGATTTTATCATTGAAATTGGTGATATTAGATCTTATAACTTTGTTGTTGGATTTGAAAAAGTGTATAAACATGATTGGCTTGAATTGCCCCCTCCTATTCATTTAATAGGAAACCTACCATTTAATGTctcaacaaatttaataattcgatGGTTATCTTCAATATCTGAAAAGAAATCTGCTTGGTTGTATGGGAGAACACCGTTAActttaacatttcaaaaagaaGTTGGTGAACGGATTATTGCGTCGGATTCAGATAAACAAAGATGCCGATTATCAGTTATGTGCCAATTATGGTGTGATGTGGAGTATAAATTTACTATTCCTGGAAAAGCATTTGTACCTAAACCAGATGTTGATGTGGCAGTGGTTACTTTTGTACCTAAAAGGTATCCTTTCgtaaatttaccttttaaattggttgaaaaagttttaagaaatatttttaatatgagaCAGAAATATGCTTTGAGAGGTGGAGAAACTttatttccagaaaaattaaGGGAACAGTtaggtaaaagttttttattttatttatttatgggtttaatcattttttttaaattttaggtacacaattatttgttttagctGATGTTGATTATGAAACAAGACCTTTTCAAATCACCAATGAAGAATTTTCTAGATTATGTTATGCTTATGATACTTTATGTAAGGAGTATCctgaaattgttaattttgattttcgaTCTACTAAATGTACTGATgatgttttgtaataattgttgttagtaaaaaatacttagatttataattaattctcTTTTAATACTCTTTTAAAACCATGGTGtattcgagccaaaatggcggtttgacagcTTGTCAGTACATGTCatcacttatttacaaaaataatgcCGTTTTGTTGCCTAtggagttgcaaaaatagcagtaagaagggctttcgactcttcagagtaccacgagaaaaaaaaaagaaagtaaattcggcgtaattttatcaacaaagcgacataaattttaaatttcccgcttgaatttcgagccaaaatggcggaaaCCGCGATAATCGAAAAGTTTGTGTCTTAGgcggcctctggcgacgcattCACATAGTATATATTCAGCAATCTATGACTTatcgttgcaaagtcgacaaatttgatcctcagcttgtccaaaaTGGatgaggtggtattttaggggcgcatggcTGGTCAGGAAGCCTGAGAGCGA
Proteins encoded in this region:
- the LOC111416319 gene encoding cytochrome c oxidase assembly factor 3, mitochondrial → MGDSDRMPKIDVAKLRPAEIDFIRYVEKQNKERVEKLKKVRRNNLLTAGIIGCGVLGIYFYSMYAVKQETFLDDFEEPRKVIEKQ
- the LOC111416318 gene encoding dimethyladenosine transferase 1, mitochondrial, encoding MSAVNALRLPPLPSVRDLVRLYKLRAIKQLSQNFLLDERITDKIVKCAGNIRNQYICEVGPGPGSITRSILKRQPKKLIVVEKDPRFLPTLELLQEASSPHTDFIIEIGDIRSYNFVVGFEKVYKHDWLELPPPIHLIGNLPFNVSTNLIIRWLSSISEKKSAWLYGRTPLTLTFQKEVGERIIASDSDKQRCRLSVMCQLWCDVEYKFTIPGKAFVPKPDVDVAVVTFVPKRYPFVNLPFKLVEKVLRNIFNMRQKYALRGGETLFPEKLREQLGTQLFVLADVDYETRPFQITNEEFSRLCYAYDTLCKEYPEIVNFDFRSTKCTDDVL
- the LOC111416317 gene encoding tetratricopeptide repeat protein 27, with translation MERLSVEEKNEQILAVLLVDFDNCDAVEEDSEYIEMVYPTLPVWKVLIKNNESWDELIKCNFDESIVKEEIIKLPKEQIRTFFTFGVGCLLGFVQANFTGPDLLPEIVDYLKDPKFEGYDFAKMLAVNNEEININVKYPCLLVAARIMFQHCQVMRPMLNLWWMWRVLIIHQLVLDEPSTTILHTAEQMQKEIQNLELASHHRIKFEVEQAQLYLIYRNFSKAEMHLNIACDVAGLKYQLVGKLGKRTKHQQEDIAQIALKMELESRDNIEREPVLKLPVPKDVYLDDDVRLDQVQYAEGMETPMLPNTEQKLVLALIHKMSICKPQDELFYEEIKPFIDVILNQNNTWAVRTAALLMRAKIESKHKRTVERSLMQLEEIMICIRKNDPHPMTRVGGVYGTAMPPIWKTEAHHAELMLNLGMVKGALEVYTRLRLWEEVIVCYTIMNARHKAAEIIRQELDKAPTVKLWCLLGDATDDVTCYERAWALSRKRSHRVQRHWGMFLYGKKQYQECIPHFEKSVSINPLQPKVWLRLGYAALEVENWQVAATAYRRYVTQEPDSFEAWNNLAQVYIKLGNKRAAHHALIDALRCNFENWKVWENLLVVSADINHFKDIIRTYHQLLDLKEKYLNTEVLGVLVYGVCKNANDHEGKPCGHLMQRTRELLGRVTALYPADGFLWELYANLSPVLYLRAQRLQRAYRGYTSQSNWDKSSSRCQQVLYVLHNLAEVTLNEEIDPKDTLVHSVRLTMSSSLTIIKKHNYTDVKTLMTEVAGLLAKVIEKAKLGSISKGEPQKPAESSTSSSTTSTPTSTSSSSSS